A window of the Pecten maximus chromosome 19, xPecMax1.1, whole genome shotgun sequence genome harbors these coding sequences:
- the LOC117317490 gene encoding medium-chain acyl-CoA ligase ACSF2, mitochondrial-like yields MTELSFINKPQSQPIKYKSIVDVFNENASEFPEKEICIQRFPDGSRRPITYSDLKRKAVKTASYLVGQGIKVGDKIGIAGPNSIEWIIGELAIIMAGAVSVHLPMFDGNFRKTLEGIQISECKSVLLDPENDVKFLEDVEEYVSNNPSNERSGSKNLVFVLLRKIGKSFLPDLESMEISDEHQPEPQLPRIFPETPAIIFMTSGSTGKPKMVECTHLALVNTGSANMFTRGVGGKGESYFNDRPFSWIGGSIIYCLLQADTRVFRDGRITAKGGDIMDLWNIIMEEKCTSGLFLPFTIYDMLQNKDKIAKTGYRMKSVITGGQIIKRKETGILGEVCESLYMLYGSTEVGIVTYCQIDSLVETGSIGSVLPGVQIKVVGEDLNTVVRGEMGTLYIKSPWMLKGYFNATEDQNKSIVDGWMNTGDVGILRTDGQLIIKGKMNNIIKRGTLKVVSGEVEECIATIAGVKDAVVIAVPDPRLYEEVCACVVLDKHTSVTIQDVRTRCAENLGDNIVGQAPTFYLEFDTLPQLGTGKPDKVKIKQDVMSRLGISTQ; encoded by the coding sequence ATGACCGAGTTAAGCTTCATCAACAAACCCCAGTCACAACCGATCAAATACAAGTCCATTGTTGACGTTTTCAATGAGAATGCGAGCGAGTTTCCGGAGAAGGAAATATGCATCCAGCGTTTCCCTGACGGATCTCGGCGTCCGATAACCTACAGCGACCTGAAGAGGAAGGCAGTGAAGACTGCTTCGTACCTGGTGGGTCAAGGTATTAAAGTAGGAGATAAAATAGGAATCGCGGGTCCTAACTCTATAGAATGGATCATCGGGGAGCTAGCTATCATCATGGCCGGTGCCGTTAGTGTTCATCTGCCAATGTTTGATGGGAATTTCCGGAAGACCCTCGAAGGAATACAGATTTCAGAATGTAAGTCAGTTCTACTTGATCCAGAGAATGACGTCAAGTTTTTAGAAGACGTCGAAGAATATGTAAGCAACAATCCTTCAAATGAAAGAAGTGGATCGAAGAACCTGGTCTTTGTCCTACTCCGGAAGATTGGGAAATCTTTCCTACCTGATTTGGAATCAATGGAAATATCAGATGAACATCAGCCAGAGCCACAACTTCCTCGAATCTTTCCGGAGACCCCCGCCATTATTTTCATGACATCTGGTTCAACAGGAAAGCCTAAAATGGTCGAATGTACACATTTAGCATTAGTTAACACGGGATCCGCTAACATGTTCACTCGCGGTGTCGGCGGGAAAGGAGAATCATACTTCAACGATCGACCTTTCTCCTGGATCGGAggtagtattatatactgtctACTACAGGCGGACACTAGAGTGTTTCGGGATGGAAGGATAACTGCGAAAGGAGGCGATATTATGGACCTCTGGAATATCATCATGGAAGAAAAATGCACCAGTGGTCTTTTCCTGCCTTTCACCATCTATGATATGCTGCAGAACAAAGATAAAATCGCCAAGACAGGATACCGAATGAAATCCGTCATCACTGGAGGTCAAATAATTAAACGTAAAGAGACAGGAATTCTAGGCGAGGTTTGTGAAAGCttgtacatgttgtatgggtCAACAGAGGTAGGCATAGTGACTTACTGTCAAATAGACAGCCTCGTGGAAACTGGAAGTATTGGGTCTGTTTTACCCGGAGTTCAAATAAAAGTCGTTGGTGAAGATTTGAACACGGTTGTTCGTGGAGAAATGGGTacactttatataaaatcaCCTTGGATGTTGAAAGGATACTTCAACGCAACAGAAGATCAAAATAAATCCATTGTAGACGGCTGGATGAATACAGGAGACGTCGGGATTCTAAGGACTGACGGACAACTCATAATCAAAGGGAAAATGAACAACATCATCAAACGAGGCACTTTAAAGGTGGTATCTGGGGAGGTTGAAGAATGCATAGCCACAATTGCAGGTGTGAAAGATGCTGTTGTCATCGCAGTTCCAGATCCCCGTTTGTATGAAGAGGTTTGCGCATGCGTTGTGTTAGATAAACATACCTCAGTTACCATACAGGATGTTCGGACTCGCTGCGCAGAAAACCTTGGGGACAATATCGTAGGACAAGCCCCTACTTTTTACCTCGAGTTTGACACACTGCCACAACTAGGAACGGGAAAACCGGACAAGGTCAAAATTAAACAGGACGTAATGAGCAGATTGGGCATCAGTACTCAGTAA
- the LOC117317489 gene encoding 3-[(3aS,4S,7aS)-7a-methyl-1,5-dioxo-octahydro-1H-inden-4-yl]propanoyl:CoA ligase-like, translated as MTELSFINKPQSQPIKYKSIIDVFNENASEFPEKEICIQRFPDGSRRPITYSDLKRKAMRTASYLVGQGIKVGDKVGIAGPNSIEWIIGELAILMAGAVSVHLPMFEGNFRKTLEGIQISECKSVLLDPENDVKFVKDIEEYVSNNPSNERSGSDNLVFVLLRKIGKSFLPDLESMEISDEPHTERKLPRIFPETTAIIFMTSGSTGKPKMVECTHLALVNTGSAYMFTRGVGEKGESFFNDRPFSWMGGSIIYCLLQADTRVFRDGRITAKGGDIMDLWNIIMEEKCTSGLFLPFTIYDMLQNKDKIAKTGYRMKSVITGGQIIKRKETGILGEVCESLYMLYGSTEVGIVTYCQIDGRMETGRLGSVFPGVQIKVVGEDLNTVVRGEMGTLYIKSPWMLKGYFNATEDQNKSIVDGWMNTGDVGILRTDGQLIIKGKMNNIIKRGTLKVLSGEVEECIATIAGVKDAVVIAVPDPRLYEEVCACVVLDKHASVTIQDVRTRCAENLGDNVVGQAPTFYLEFDTLPQLGTGKPDKVKIKQDAMSRLGINTQ; from the coding sequence ATGACCGAGTTAAGCTTCATCAACAAACCCCAGTCACAACCGATCAAATACAAGTCCATTATTGACGTTTTCAATGAGAATGCGAGCGAGTTTCCGGAGAAGGAAATATGCATCCAGCGTTTTCCTGACGGATCACGACGTCCGATAACCTACAGCGACCTGAAGCGGAAGGCAATGAGGACTGCTTCGTACCTGGTGGGTCAAGGTATTAAAGTAGGAGATAAAGTAGGAATCGCGGGTCCTAACTCTATAGAATGGATCATCGGGGAGCTAGCTATCCTCATGGCCGGCGCCGTTAGTGTTCATCTGCCTATGTTCGAAGGGAATTTCCGGAAGACCCTCGAAGGAATACAGATTTCAGAATGTAAGTCAGTTCTACTTGATCCAGAGAATGACGTCAAGTTTGTAAAAGACATCGAGGAATATGTAAGCAACAATCCGTCAAATGAAAGAAGTGGATCAGATAACCTGGTCTTTGTCCTACTCCGGAAGATTGGGAAATCTTTCCTACCTGATTTGGAATCAATGGAAATATCAGATGAACCTCACACAGAGCGGAAACTCCCTCGAATCTTTCCGGAGACCACGGCCATTATTTTCATGACATCTGGTTCAACAGGAAAGCCTAAAATGGTTGAATGTACACATTTAGCATTAGTAAACACGGGATCCGCTTACATGTTCACTCGCGGTGTCGGCGAGAAAGGGGAATCATTCTTCAACGATCGACCTTTCTCCTGGATGGGAggtagtattatatactgtctACTACAGGCGGACACAAGAGTGTTTCGGGATGGCAGGATAACTGCGAAAGGAGGCGATATTATGGACCTCTGGAATATCATCATGGAAGAAAAATGCACCAGTGGTCTTTTCCTGCCGTTCACCATCTATGATATGCTGCAGAACAAAGATAAAATCGCCAAGACAGGATACCGAATGAAATCCGTCATCACTggaggtcaaataatcaaacgTAAAGAGACAGGGATTCTAGGCGAGGTTTGTGAAAGCTTGTACATGCTGTATGGGTCAACAGAGGTAGGCATAGTGACTTACTGTCAAATAGACGGACGCATGGAAACTGGACGTCTTGGGTCCGTTTTCCCTGGAGTTCAAATAAAAGTTGTTGGTGAAGATTTGAACACGGTTGTTCGTGGAGAAATGGGTacactttatataaaatcaCCTTGGATGTTGAAAGGATACTTCAACGCAACAGAAGATCAAAATAAATCCATTGTAGACGGCTGGATGAATACAGGAGACGTCGGGATTCTAAGGACAGACGGACAACTCATAATCAAAGGgaaaatgaacaatatcatCAAACGAGGCACTCTAAAAGTGCTATCGGGGGAGGTTGAAGAATGCATAGCCACAATTGCAGGCGTGAAAGATGCTGTTGTCATCGCCGTTCCAGATCCCCGGTTGTATGAAGAGGTTTGCGCATGCGTTGTGTTAGATAAACATGCATCAGTTACCATACAGGATGTTCGGACTCGCTGCGCAGAAAACCTTGGCGACAATGTCGTAGGACAAGCCCCTACATTTTATCTCGAGTTTGATACACTGCCACAACTAGGAACGGGAAAACCGGACAAGGTCAAAATTAAACAGGACGCAATGAGCAGATTGGGCATCAATACTCAATAA